In a genomic window of Festucalex cinctus isolate MCC-2025b chromosome 11, RoL_Fcin_1.0, whole genome shotgun sequence:
- the LOC144030582 gene encoding LOW QUALITY PROTEIN: olfactory receptor 2A7-like (The sequence of the model RefSeq protein was modified relative to this genomic sequence to represent the inferred CDS: deleted 1 base in 1 codon) — translation MANATALNFFYLTGLSHMSQRLRLLLFAVTSLCYAAILLVNGVLIVTIIVDKKLHEPMYFFLCNLCVNGLYVPLSFVVFFPKFLHDLLSKSHIISYFGCLMQIFVVYSYAATEIAVLAVMAYDRYVAICRPLQYHSIMTKCRVLWLVTFSRLTPMICQGIIMIMTSRLELCGSHINKLYCENWSLLKLSCGPTTANSIVGFGNILFYFGHDLFIMCSYVQLVKLAFRSKEGKKKFTQTCVPHLLCLFNVTVALLFDLMYARYGTSSMPQSLRNFMAIQILAIPPLLNPIIYGLKLSKVQHSVLKYFRRKKG, via the exons ATGGCAAACGCAACCGCATTGAACTTTTTTTACTTGACAGGACTGAGTCACATGTCGCAGAGGCTCCGATTGCTTCTGTTTGCCGTTACCTCGTTGTGTTACGCTGCCATTTTGCTGGTCAATGGTGTTCTTATCGTTACCATCATAGTGGATAAAAAACTGCATGAACCCATGTATTTCTTTCTGTGTAATCTATGCGTTAACGGCCTTTACGTCCCGTTgtct tttgttgtctttttcccAAAATTCCTTCATGATTTGTTGTCCAAGAGCCACATAATATCATATTTCGGCTGTCTGATGCAGATCTTTGTCGTCTATTCTTATGCAGCAACTGAAATCGCCGTTTTAGCGGTGATGGCTTATGACCGCTATGTGGCCATATGTCGACCGCTGCAGTATCACTCCATTATGACCAAATGCAGGGTGCTGTGGTTGGTGACCTTCTCCAGACTCACGCCTATGATCTGTCAGggtataataatgataatgacctCCAGACTGGAACTGTGCGGTTCCCACATCAACAAACTCTACTGCGAGAACTGGTCGCTCCTTAAACTGTCCTGCGGTCCCACAACAGCCAACAGCATTGTCGGCTTcgggaacattttattttactttggacACGACCTTTTCATTATGTGCTCCTATGTGCAGCTGGTTAAGTTGGCTTTCAGGTCaaaagaagggaaaaagaagTTCACGCAGACGTGCGTGCCGCATCTGCTGTGTTTGTTCAACGTCACGGTGGCTTTGCTCTTTGACCTCATGTACGCTCGCTACGGCACCAGCTCCATGCCTCAGAGTCTCAGGAATTTCATGGCCATCCAGATTCTCGCCATTCCGCCGTTGCTCAATCCGATTATTTATGGCCTGAAACTGTCCAAGGTTCAACACAgcgttttaaaatattttagacGAAAGAAGGGCTGA
- the LOC144030417 gene encoding olfactory receptor 1D2-like, with protein MPNLTLSPYFNLTMFMNIGPYRYPALASCLLLYLFIVCANWAIVLTIFREKNLHEPMYIFIAFLSFNALYGSTGFFPRFLLDLASDTHLIPRAACFTQIYFIYTYGANEMTTLCVMAYDRYLAVCHPLHYHTRMTVKKALTLASLAWLLPAVFLITLIYLSATLPLCGNEIHKVFCANWNVVKLSCVPTVVNNVVGMFMTICTVFLPLAFVLYTYIRIMNTTRKRSAKFKGKVFQSCLPHVLSLVVYSVTAFCDIALSRYNEEEMNPFVVTILSLEFLVIPPLLNPLVYGMKLSYIRRHIFKML; from the coding sequence ATGCCCAACCTAACGTTGTCTCCTTACTTTAACCTCACCATGTTCATGAACATCGGCCCGTACCGCTACCCGGCGTTGGCCTCGTGCCTCCTCCTCTACCTCTTCATCGTGTGCGCCAACTGGGCCATCGTACTGACCATCTTCCGCGAGAAGAACCTGCACGAACCCATGTACATATTCATCGCCTTCTTGTCCTTCAACGCCCTGTACGGCTCCACGGGCTTCTTCCCCCGCTTCCTACTGGACCTGGCGTCCGACACGCACCTGATCCCGCGTGCCGCCTGCTTCACGCAGATCTACTTCATCTACACGTACGGCGCTAACGAGATGACCACGCTGTGCGTCATGGCCTACGACCGCTACCTGGCCGTTTGCCACCCGCTGCACTACCACACCAGGATGACGGTGAAAAAGGCACTGACACTAGCCAGTCTGGCGTGGCTCTTACCCGCCGTCTTTCTCATCACGCTCATCTACCTGTCCGCAACCTTGCCCCTGTGCGGCAACGAGATCCACAAAGTGTTCTGCGCCAACTGGAATGTCGTCAAGCTGTCATGCGTGCCCACGGTGGTCAACAACGTGGTGGGCATGTTCATGACCATCTGTACTGTTTTCCTCCCATTAGCCTTCGTCCTCTACACGTACATACGCATCATGAACACCACCAGGAAACGCTCGGCCAAATTCAAGGGGAAAGTATTCCAGAGCTGTTTACCGCATGTGCTCTCATTAGTCGTTTATTCCGTCACTGCGTTTTGTGATATTGCGCTGAGCAGGTATAATGAGGAGGAAATGAACCCCTTCGTTGTCACCATCTTATCTCTAGAGTTTTTAGTCATTCCACCGCTTCTCAACCCCCTGGTGTACGGTATGAAGCTATCATACATACGCAGACACATCTTCAAGATGCTGTAA